From Flavobacterium alkalisoli, the proteins below share one genomic window:
- a CDS encoding tetratricopeptide repeat protein encodes MRKLNRLLLFSVPFCALSLSAQQSKIYTNDLKDFDKAVTLYNEKEYQAAQILFEKTKSTNSEMEVQADCAYYIANCAIRLEQMNADMLMENFVEDYPTSTKQNQAYIEVAGYYFNQGKYPQALKWYDKADEASMSNADRERYNFQKGYSFFNAGDKKQAEKYLNKVVNSKEYGSQAKYYLGYLAYESDNYKNANEYFEQVEDQDEYKEKMSYFQADMNFKLGNFQKAIDLGEPQLAKSNAMEKSELNKIIGESHFNLKQYDKAIPYLKEYRGKKGKWNNTDYYQLGYAYYKQGDYENAIAQFNKIIDGNDFVAQNAYYHLGESYLKTDKKQQALNAFKTASEMDFDAKIQEDAYLNYAKLSYEIGNPYQSVPEVLKAFMDKYPQTPFKQEVQGLLIDSYITSKNYKEALTLLEKNKSPENRLAYQKVAFYRGLELYTDGSYHDALELFKKSIAEQRDPRFTARATFWKAETEYTLGLFNEALLSFKQYTGFTEAASTPEYKHINYNLGYTYFKLKEYEKAAEFFQKYADAAKDDKVRLNDAYLRLGDSYFVSTKYWPAMEAYNKAIDMKGIDADYAFFQKGISYGYVGRNEKKIEDLTKFVQSYPKSKYADDALYELGNTYVTEKNTTKALQTYDRLISEYKGSSYVSKAMMRQALIYYNAENDKQALDKFKKVVAEFPNTPEAMEAVSTARLIYVDSGRTEEYAAWVKTLDFVDVSDSDLDNTAFEAAEKQYLQNNTKGAISALTSYLAQFPNGISALKANFYLAQSYYAEKLENNAVPNYEYVVSKSRNEFTEPSLARLAEIHLKNKNYEKALPVLKRLETEADFPQNVTFAQSNLMKCYYDQKDYANAVVYADKVLANSKTEDRIKSDAQIIIARSAIKTNNEEKAKAAYAKLQTIAKGELAAEALYYDAYFKNKEGKYDASNAAIQKLSKDYSGYKYFGAKGLVVMAKNFYGLKDSFQATYILESVIKNFTDYPDVVEEAKAELNRIKGEESKTNSSIQN; translated from the coding sequence GCAGACTGTGCTTACTATATAGCAAATTGTGCCATAAGACTTGAGCAGATGAATGCCGATATGCTTATGGAAAACTTTGTGGAAGACTATCCTACCAGTACCAAGCAAAATCAGGCTTATATTGAGGTGGCAGGGTATTACTTTAATCAGGGTAAATATCCGCAGGCTTTAAAATGGTATGACAAAGCCGATGAGGCTTCCATGTCTAATGCCGACAGGGAAAGATATAATTTCCAGAAAGGATACAGTTTTTTTAATGCAGGCGACAAAAAGCAGGCAGAAAAATACCTTAACAAGGTAGTTAACTCAAAAGAGTATGGTTCTCAGGCAAAATATTATTTGGGGTATTTAGCCTATGAGAGCGATAACTATAAAAATGCAAACGAGTATTTTGAGCAGGTAGAAGATCAGGACGAATACAAAGAGAAAATGTCCTATTTTCAGGCTGACATGAACTTTAAGCTGGGTAATTTTCAAAAAGCTATCGATTTGGGTGAACCGCAATTGGCCAAATCAAACGCTATGGAAAAATCAGAGCTTAATAAGATAATAGGTGAGAGTCACTTTAACCTTAAGCAGTATGATAAGGCAATACCTTATTTAAAAGAATACCGTGGCAAGAAAGGTAAATGGAACAATACCGACTATTATCAGCTAGGGTATGCTTACTACAAGCAGGGAGATTATGAAAACGCCATCGCTCAGTTTAATAAAATTATAGATGGTAACGATTTTGTAGCTCAAAATGCTTACTACCATTTAGGGGAAAGTTACCTTAAAACCGATAAGAAGCAACAGGCTTTAAATGCATTTAAAACAGCATCGGAAATGGATTTTGACGCCAAAATTCAGGAAGATGCCTATTTAAATTATGCTAAGCTGAGTTACGAAATAGGTAATCCTTATCAAAGTGTTCCGGAAGTACTTAAGGCGTTTATGGACAAGTACCCGCAAACTCCTTTTAAGCAGGAGGTTCAGGGGTTGCTTATCGATTCTTATATCACATCAAAAAATTACAAGGAGGCCTTAACGCTGCTTGAAAAGAACAAGTCGCCTGAAAACAGGCTGGCCTATCAGAAAGTGGCTTTTTACCGCGGACTTGAATTATATACAGATGGTAGCTACCACGATGCATTAGAATTGTTTAAGAAATCTATTGCAGAGCAGCGTGACCCAAGGTTTACCGCAAGGGCTACTTTTTGGAAAGCAGAAACTGAATATACTTTAGGTTTATTTAATGAAGCCTTGTTGAGTTTTAAACAGTATACAGGCTTTACTGAGGCTGCATCTACACCGGAGTATAAGCATATAAACTATAATCTTGGATATACTTACTTTAAATTAAAGGAGTATGAAAAGGCAGCAGAATTTTTCCAGAAGTATGCCGATGCTGCTAAAGACGATAAGGTAAGGCTTAATGATGCTTACCTGCGTTTGGGAGACAGTTACTTTGTTTCTACAAAATACTGGCCTGCAATGGAAGCCTACAACAAGGCAATCGACATGAAAGGTATTGATGCAGATTATGCTTTCTTCCAAAAAGGTATCAGTTATGGTTATGTGGGCAGAAATGAGAAAAAGATTGAAGACCTTACCAAATTTGTACAGTCATACCCTAAATCTAAATATGCCGATGATGCATTGTATGAATTAGGTAATACTTATGTAACCGAAAAGAATACAACAAAAGCCCTTCAAACGTATGACAGGCTTATAAGTGAATATAAAGGCAGCTCTTACGTATCTAAAGCAATGATGCGTCAGGCACTTATTTACTATAATGCAGAAAACGATAAGCAGGCGCTTGACAAATTTAAGAAAGTAGTTGCCGAATTCCCTAATACTCCTGAAGCTATGGAAGCCGTAAGTACGGCCCGTCTTATTTATGTAGACAGCGGAAGGACAGAAGAGTATGCGGCATGGGTAAAAACACTTGATTTTGTTGATGTAAGCGATTCTGACCTTGATAATACAGCTTTTGAGGCAGCAGAAAAGCAATACCTTCAAAACAATACTAAAGGGGCTATATCTGCGCTAACAAGTTATCTGGCACAGTTCCCTAACGGTATATCTGCATTAAAGGCAAACTTCTACTTAGCTCAGTCGTACTATGCAGAAAAGCTTGAGAACAATGCGGTGCCTAATTATGAGTATGTGGTTTCTAAATCAAGAAACGAGTTTACTGAACCATCACTGGCAAGGCTTGCAGAAATACATCTTAAGAATAAGAATTATGAAAAAGCGCTGCCGGTACTTAAGAGACTGGAAACAGAGGCAGATTTCCCTCAAAATGTAACTTTTGCACAGTCTAACCTTATGAAGTGCTATTACGACCAAAAAGATTATGCTAATGCGGTTGTGTATGCTGATAAGGTACTTGCAAACAGTAAAACAGAAGACAGGATTAAGAGTGATGCCCAAATTATAATTGCACGTTCGGCTATTAAGACCAATAATGAGGAAAAGGCTAAAGCAGCTTATGCTAAACTGCAAACTATAGCTAAAGGTGAGCTGGCGGCAGAAGCACTGTATTATGATGCTTACTTTAAAAACAAAGAAGGTAAGTATGATGCTTCAAATGCGGCAATACAAAAGCTTTCTAAAGACTATTCGGGTTATAAATATTTTGGAGCTAAAGGCCTTGTGGTTATGGCTAAGAACTTTTATGGCTTAAAAGACAGTTTCCAGGCTACTTATATATTGGAGAGTGTAATTAAGAACTTTACAGATTATCCTGATGTAGTGGAAGAGGCAAAAGCCGAACTGAACAGGATTAAAGGAGAAGAGTCTAAAACAAACTCATCCATCCAAAATTAA